Within Sardina pilchardus chromosome 21, fSarPil1.1, whole genome shotgun sequence, the genomic segment CAGTTCATGGCAGACATGTGTGGACTCGAGTCACATGACTTGGACTTGAGTTATGATTTTAATGACTTCAGACTAGACTTGATAACATTTGGCATGACTTGCAACTTGAATACTGTTCACTTGAGACTTGACTCGGACTTTGCATCTTTGACTTGTGACTTGACGTGTCGTGTCAAAAACTAATGATCGTGGACCAGACACCCCAGAGACGCATTCAATTTTGTGGAAGAGAATCTTATGAGAGCTGTCCATCCGGTCTGCAAAAGTATAATAAATCACGGGTAAGATTGTTCTATTTTGCCACTCGACTAAGTGGTTAGCCCATATCAGAGACGGTTGAGAGGATCGTTGCCCATATCCTGATCTGATCATGTTCGTAGGCCCGACTAGGCCTATTATTTTCTGTGTTGCCGTGGTCAATTAGCCTGGGTGttggcgttagccaggctagtggTCAATCTGGACCGGGAATTTCAGAGCTAGTCAGCTTTCTCTACTGCTCTAGGTGCGAGCCAGTagggtttttaaaaataatttaaacGGCTGAAAATACATGTAGCTACGCAATCAACATAGGCCTGCTGTCAAAATAATGTTAATTTCTATTCATTAATTACAGAAAGAAAAGCACATTTTAAAAGAACACTGACTAATCACATTTTGTCGTAACATTTGACCCAGTGCAGTCTGACTTACGACGAGAAattgttttgaatgtttttttagcctacttaaaaaaaaaaaaaagcgcccCGATCACTCCTGTTGTCAGTTGCATCAATCTACTATTTTTGCTACAAGGAATTTCCGTAGGAGTTAGTCAAGTCTGACTAGGGGAGCTACATCTGGTGTAGGCTAGCTCACCTGTGAAGCCTCAATACAAAGCAATCGGGAggtaccgtcatttcccaactattagcctcggcttacacattgatttggcaaaatTTCCTcctgaggttaatacatgggggcagttcatatggtattaatatgattttgttgcTTTTAACTTACAGAAAACACTGTCCCGCAGCTTATGCACAAttcggctaatacacaggatattactgtaggtgtgttcCCACCCCTCTTGATGATAATAATTAGCCGTCAGCTTTGTCATGTCATTACCCTCTCTGCTATAATGTTGGTTTGGCTCTTCATTGATTCACTCATCTGCCATCTGTTATTGTTATATGTTCATAGCAAATGGATTCatgtgattaatttagatttaaTCACAGAGAAATGAATTACATTATTTTATGGATGGACAGCCCtaatataaaaacataacatattTGACTGCAGTAATTTACTAGCCTATCTGGTGATTCTTTTCGTCACCATTTATTGTAATCATTATTttgattaaagcaacactaaagaggttTTTGTGCCTTAAAATTATGTTtctaaaatcatttcagtggttaatttactcgtaacagggtgaactgCACTTatgcattcactttgcggccctctatcggctataacggCACTATGtacgtttaccagatcgggtatctgttcgatggaatgagacataagaaactcaaatttgacttgcttaaagggtcactgcaccctaaaatagtttttttgagcTGTCGATTGAtagaaaatactcataagtggtgaactgtactattaccagggttaatattgacaaaaatcgtgtttctcgacaaaagtaacatttcgtctgattttgtattggagatattgctctctcgcgcatactaccgtttgaaaacatgccatggcatgttggtccaaaatactatagacctctgaagttcgcctacaaaaaggatccaaagctgccatctttgcccatataatgagatccgggagttaattgaagctaactgcctatggcaagttgcattgtaagttagctctggggtagcgaagatcaaagtgtgccatcttcacctaccgaagatcacagtatgcacttgaaggcagaggacaaaactttgtagcgcaaaacgtctgcatttccaatttattcgtccccgtgagagtttaacaggtgcgataattcaaaatccccatgttattttcccatagaaaaaatcttgagataccggatctccttatttgggcaaagatggtggcttttttgtaggcgaacttcagaggtctattggaatgctgacgttgtcctgcacttctagtcggacactacgtcaccgggtcgttacaaattaggactgaaacgcccctaCACcggctgccctgattagcctacctgtgataagccatgtctgcagcactcattcccagattgacacgaaatcaccatggttgattggttgcaacagtgctgcactctctctccaaatttcagaacgtctcgcccattttgaaagccgttttcagaaatgtgaagtgggtggagttatggggtgaagtgactctttaatgtcACAATGACATCATACTGTACTTTCATTAAAGCGTGCGACAtggctctaccttgtctgtagacatcgttatttgcggtgtaaacaaacagcatgcgtgtgacagaggaaaagtgctttagtgttgctttaaaggaaaATGTTGACATAATAACTGCCATCCACTCAAGCACTACTTTCAGGCATCCACACAGCTCATGCTCATATGTCTCACTACTCAAGGCATTAACCAGGGTCACAGTTGGGCCTTCCGTGCTAGTACAATTCATTGAGACAACACACGATACTTTGAAGATCTTTGGGCGCATGCGTATATCGTAAAGGATTTCAAGACAGAACATTAAACATATTCCAATCTGTATTTACAAATAATATAGTGTACTGTAGATTAGATTGATATGTTACAATTATGATCAATAGTCTAATAATGTCATTATTAAATGAAAAGTAAATGATGACTTGTTCAGGACTTGAAAAAGATTGGGACTTGGACTTGGCTTTGATGTGACTTAGACTTGGACTCGACTTGCCCTTCTCTGTCTTTACTTACTTGACTTGGGACTcacttgtgacttgccaaacagtGACTTGGTCCCACCTCTGGCTCATGGCACATTTGCTAGAGGTGAAGAGAATAGCATTGTTATATAGTTTGAGCAGCATGCCAACATTTTGAATAGTCGCTGTGAATAAAATGTGGAAACGATATAAAAAAGAGGAAACGATACTTAAACTATGAGTAACCCTTgtcaataaaaaaacacacacacacacccaagctcCTCCAAAGTTTCTGTGATATaactgtgtgtttgggtttgtgtaggcctataaaatATGTATAGATCAAATATATACTCACCCGTATCTTTTCTCTTTACTCTGACAAAAGTGTAGAAAAGAGAGCCACTTTCATTGTGATGATTTAATTTAGTGCCTGCAGTGCCAAGATATTCTTCGGGCtctatgtgttttgtgttcggAGAGAGTTTTGCTGGAGGCGTGTAGTCCTAATTTAAAAGCTGGCGCAGTTACAAAGAATAACAATTACAAACAATTGGCCATTTACAGGCAGTACTGCACACTCACAAGGAAGAAATACCCAGTGGCCCTTCTTGTCTTACATCATGgtattataaaaaaaatacatccgGAATGGTCACTTGATCATCAAGAGTTGAATTGTCCTTTCTTTGTCCATTGTTTAGCCTGACATGGCAGTGGAATTTGGGCGGATCATCATCTACACCACCAGCTTCCGTGTTGTCAGGACAACCTTTGAGCGCTGTGAGCTTGTGCGGAAAATCTTCCAGAACCACCGGGTCAAATTCATTGACAAAAACATTGCTTTGGACAGTGACTACGGGAAAGAGCTGGAAGAGAGATGTACGCGTGTGGGAGAGCCACCATCCCTTCCTGTGGTCTTCATTGATGGACATTACCTCGGGGTACGTTGTCCAAATCTTTGATGTTtgatgaactgaatttgaattttCTCTAAACCTCTCtggtttcttatgtctcatttttcAGGGGGCCGAGAAAATATTGGCTATGAATGAATCTGGGGAACTTCAGGATCTTCTGACTAAAATTGAGGTACGAACACATCACCCACACTTTTTGGTCAGTTTTCCATGCATGGATGGATTAAGCCTGGTCTTAGACTAAAAGCTTTTTTTCAGTGAAGATAATCACTGGATTTTTGTTTCATTCTACAACTGGGCATAATCAATGTACAGGTAACTGGCCTTAAATGAATCTGCtttatgtttatttatctaAAAAGGACGGTGTACATTAATTAATATGCTCATTTAAATAAGCCATGCAAGTGTTTTCATCTGCACTGGCAGGTTAAAAACAAATACGAGGAAACAGCAATAACTCACAAGCCTGTGAGGGAAACATAAAAGCACCAACACTGACATTTAAGCACAAACAATTAGTACATCAATAACATACTGCAACCATATGATGGATAGATCATGGACAAAAGCATATAGCGCATGGAAGacccaaaaagagagagataataaacaataataaaagcatttaattaatttacagCTGCTGCACCAAAAActccacatagcctacagtactgtatggcgCACTCTTTGATGTGTATGTTTACTGGTATCATTGCGCTTAGTACCATTGCATTTAATCATTAGCAGGCAGGACACATTCAGGACATGTGGAGGTTTACATAATGAGATCTTGGTTGATATTACTACTGATGGGGTAGCACAATCTTCAGGGGCACCACAAGCATCCTTAGCCACTGAGAGGGATGTTATGATGACCCCAAAATGCCAACTTCTCAGTGACCTCAGCAtggtgaaagaaaacaaatgacatCACTTTTGACGGGAGGCTAAATGACTCATATTGAACAATAACAAACGGTCACGCAATCTTGCATTGTGTCTGCATGTCCAACAAGCCTGTAAAATTCTCATGACACAGAAAAAGTTTAATTCTGATCACCTGTCCTGGTCTACAGGCTCTAGGCCATATGGCAAAAGAGACTATGGCCAAcatttaggctaatttaaaaaGGTATGACTATTCTGAATGACTCACTCAATACAAGAGACAGGGCTGATCACCTCCAAGAGAACATGGCCATTATCAGGTGCCATGTTAGATATATGAGCAGCTGCTGTGCTTGACATTTTTGTTTATAGTTCTTGGCAGACAcagtccaaagcgacttacaatgaCATCTATATACACTACATTAAAATTATAAACAATTTAAAGTAAAGGCATATAGCCTTAGCTCTGACGTCTTATAGTGACGATGGCTTGATGTATCGTGGCACTGTGGGCCAGGTTCCTGGATATGGATAGAGCTCTGTCCTACActaagggtgcctctcatttgggcttttatacaccctcccttccttcctcgatcctcgacctcactgatctagataaagaatgatggggcggcaacaatgggatagtctatccagtgttagttatagatcagtggtaacgcccctcgaggatcgagcatcaaggatcgaggagagatgttgagaggcaccctgaaTGAGATCATCAATGAAGCATCCCCACTGAAAAAGAGCTTTAGTCTAGGACGACTGTACGTTTAATCCATTTCCAGGAACCTGGCCCTTCTCTATGAAGGGGCCCAAGCTCACTTACATCAGATATTATTACTAGAGGTGGCcatgaaagtttgatgaaggctACTACAATCTCatcaagtaaaataaaaaacaaatccTACTTGCAGAACTGCTGAGGTAGGTTTCACTTCACTTTGGGCATTTTTTGCCAAGTTTTCAAACACAACTAGTGGTGAGTGTAAATAGCAGCCTTGTCATATGAATTATAGATCAGTGAACTGTCATCAATTATGAATAGGCATCAATAAATGGCCATAAATAATACAAGGCTCAGATATTGATTCTGTAGCGCAGGAAATCTGCGTGGGTCTTTTCAGACAGGAATCCAGACTTTAACTGAAGGAACTGGAGATATCACAGATGGTGCAGTCTCTTCTCACACAGTAAAGATGGGTTGTTATTTTCACCCTGTCAATGAACAACACACTCGGGCAGTTCTTGAATGTGAAGTGTGAACTACTCAATTATAACATGCACGGTGCCATAGTTCTCAATGCAGGTGCTAACAATTGAGATGTTTTATTCATGGCCTGCGCACGAGCGATCAGTTTAGTCACCCAAGGCGTCGCGCCCGCCCCGCGCGCGCTCTCTCCTGTTGTCTCTCCTCCGCAGCGGGTGCAGCACCCACACACGTGCCAGGCTTGCGGGGGTTTCGCCTTCGTCCCGTGCCCAATGTGCCATGGCAGCAAGATGTCCATCTTCCGCAACTGCTTCACGGACAACTTCAAGGCCCTCAAGTGCACGGCGTGCAACGAGAATGGACTGCAGCCCTGTTCAATCTGCTCGCTCTGACTTCCTACCGGCCTGACCTTCGCACAGACTTGGACCAACCAACTCGGAAGGAAGGGGCCATGCAGGCGGAGCGGACAGAGGAcatgtttttgcttttttttttgacgaGCCACCCATCTTTGTCTAGGCCTATGGGTATCCCTTTTGTATAAGATGTTTGAAGACACTAACATTGAAATGTTGAGGCCAATTCTCTTTCTATTTTGCATTACAATTGGTAGTTGTGCCAACAGTGTCAGTATGAGGTCTATACTGACTCTTCCTGTGTAACAGCATGAAAGTTGTTTTATAAGCATTTTTCCTCAATTAAGTCAGATGAGGTGACTGTTAGTAAGAATAATTTCACCTTCATGAAATTCCTTAATGTCCTCTTGAGGCTCTTCCCATAGCCAGTTGTATTCCTACTGAACAGAATCATTCTGTTGTGTGACCTTTATATGCCTTCTGTTTTCATAGCAGACTTGTATACACTTGTCAATGTAGAGCACTGTAGATTCATGAACTTTCATTGCTTTATGTAAAGGTCTCTGTATTCTGGACCACTGACCATATCAGGTTTTTGGAACtttattgcattttttttttttttttgtgacctGAGGACACAGGAACCCAGCCAGCAGACTGGACGCTGACAGTGTTTCATAATTAATCAGCCACCCACAAACTTTTACTGTGGGTTTCCGTTGAATTATTCAGGCCGTGGGGAGTAGTAGGGTATAGGGATCACTATGCTGTAGTAGCCTACAGAGCAGACACAGCTTCCCTTTCACTGAAACATCTGAGACTTCAACAGAGGCAGCCACAGCAATCCACTGACACTTCAAactgtgtcagagagagtggaagaaagCAGCTGTGTTTCGCCTTTAAGGTTTAGGCCTattcagtttatttatttatttttttgattatcattattattattattattattaacacaaAGTGTTGTGTATAATGTGTTTCATGAACTCCATGCTTATTGCAAGGAGAGATTCTCACCCAATACAGGGAAAGGgagtcatctttttttttttacaggaaatTAACTCTTTAGCAAAACCCAGAGCAGAAAGGGAACATGCCCTTCTACACAAGCTCAGGAGAAAGGTTGATGAGAGATGGAAAGACTTAGAGAGAGGGTGGTattagaaagagacagaagaggagagggaaaggaagaaacCTGGTAGATGACAGGATAGGTTATTACACAAAAAGGAATTTGAATTCGCAATTgagaaaatgtttttatttttagatgcacaTAGGAAAGTCAATGACTGAGTGTAAATGGATAATTACGAGAAATATGACGGTATTGGGGCCATGTTGGAGAAATCTTGAGGGTGAAGAAGAGCTCTGCGCTATCATAGCCCTGTACAATGCTGCTTGATCTGGATTCCACAAGGCAGCATTGTAAAGAGGCTAAAAGCAGAGAGCAATGTTCAAGGCGGTAATATTTCTGCCTTAACCTTTCAGTCTACCTAAAGGAAGGCCATCGGGGAAAAAAGCACTTTCAAGTCGACGACGCCTATGAAGTAACCATAACAGGTAAACAGAAacgcagtagcctacaataacgAAAAAATGTTCGATGGATAGGCTGAATAAAAAAATCTATTGTGATGGACAGAGCGTCAGTCAAATGACAGTCAATAGCGCCCCCACTGGACagctaaacagagagagacgagaaattgggagatggggagagggagaggaggggaaaaaaacacaccgtAGTCATGTTCACACGAATATCAGGTGTCAACGTTAGTCTGATATATTATGTGTAAACACATGGATTTCTATTACTTCCAtactgtaaaataaaaacaaaaatatctaACAGAAGGTCAATTAACAGTTTGATTGGGGCTGCAGCATCACCTCCATAAATGTTAAGCGCTACCAATTATCCtaccattattttttttattactattattagaCCATCAGTGAATGCATAGCAAGCCCCAAGTCAAATGAATTAAATCGGTTAAGATATTGAATAAGACAGCTGTTCAGGAATCAAAaggaaataattaaaaaaaatgtgtgggcagACAAATCTCCCCACGAGAAATCCTAGATATTTCTACTGAACATTCTGTACAATTAGGCTACAGAACAAAGCGCAATGGTGTCAAATCTGACAGCCTAGGTTACTAAAGATTTCAGTCCCCTGGATAGTCAGCTATCTTCACTCTTCCTAAGCCATACTGAAACGCACACTGACCATCATTCGGTGAAGGGTTCCCCGATACATTTCTGGCATCTATGGATGAATCCTTCCCGTTTTACTGAACATCGAGTAATCCCTTTGGGGTCGATCCGATGGAACCTCAGCAACGTCTCATCGCCGTCTCAGATATCTTACCTTCATTATTCCGCCGCAGAATTTGTGTTTGCAaaatgtcaaaagcaggctcttCGTTTATAGTACGAAACGCACAGCACCCCATTTGTTAGTCAAAGGGGGGATTTTGAAATTCTAGGTTAGACTATTTTTTATTGAAAGCAATCTGAGCCAATCCAAATGGAAGTCAGCTCTATTGATGACTTCGCTGACCAATGGAGGCCAATCTTTTCTGCAGGCGGTCCTGAggatgttttctctttttttcccccaccaagAACGGCTGATTTCGCCATTGAAAAGTGACATTTCGGCTGTATTTACATCGGTATTTATGCGCTATGAGAAAGACCATTGCCGACGAGTCCATATCTTATCATATATCCATTGGATATATTCAAAAATGCATATCCATAATGAACGTCACTGGATACAAGGCTCGTTTTAAAATTGCCTTTCAGTTTAAATAAACAAGATGTCACAACACAAAAGACATGGAGAAAAGCTCGAATGCAGTTTAATAAATTAATTGCAATTTATTCAATCATCTTCTGCAACAGTTACACTGATCCAAACCAAGAGAAATCTTTGACAATGTTGATAAACATCTTTAAAAATATATGTACTATAGTTTATGACCTCCTTGAACAAAACAATATCAGCCCACCACTAAGGCAGGAAGGGTTTGCATCCTTCAGTTCAggatgtccacacacacccaaacctaTCTGCTCACAATCATGTTTAATTTCTACCTCACTGCAGACCGAGGGCCTATACGAGTTACTTGTAAGTTTGGGTTTTATATATACAAAAACCAAGTGAATGCATATTTGACTGTCACAGAGTGGGTTTGTTGCGTTACATGGTTATTATAGTCTACAATGGGTTGACTAAgcatatctatttttttttttcacagaccATATAATGATCaatacacagaatgcagctaAAGTGTACACTGCCTTAGTATACacagtgattttttttgtttgtttttttgtccaaagatttgcttgtttgttaCTGAATATGAGGTCTGATATTCAACATGATGAGAGATAGGACTGAGACCTTGAAACTGACAAAACCCAGCAGAAATTTACAACGGGCCATAGAAACACTTATTTTGGTGGCAGGCAGGAGTTCGAAACGTTTCGAACAGCAGGAACCCTACCCTACACAGCAATCAGCAGCCGCCTCATACAACGCTCTCCGTGAAGCCATCGCCATTAGAACCGACAGATGAATGCTGACAAATAACTTAATCTACGCCAAAACACCACTGTTAGCGAGGACAGGAAGTCTTAAATAGTAAAAGGTAGCTTAGTAAGAAATATGACTGACTGTAGTGAATGGACCCTGTGAAATGGTTAAATGTTTGGAGATATTAATGTCAGGCATACATGAGGTCACTTAGTACATTTTAGATGAAGGTTCAGCAGTCTGAAATTGCAGTTGAATGGAGAAGTTCTCATAGTAACTGAACAGTAATCTGTGTTAATGAAGGGTACCGTAATATTAGGTTACAAACAACCTGCTATATAAATTccaatttctttttttgtttttcttcagttGTAATCTTTGgatttttacattttgtgtaCATGAAGATATTTGGCTGTGGATGACATCACTAATACCGCAAGACTCACTTGGAAGTCTTGAAGAATGTCATGCACAGAGTTAACAACATTTCAAGTGCTTTTTACAAGAGCTGTtacttctctcttttccacagAAACCTAAACAATGAACATTTAAAAgccttcttctttctttttaaaaggaaaaaaataatattaccCTAGTCCTTGGTTTTAACTACATCACTACTGCTGTAATTAATTGGTGATAACTTTAGTCCCAACCTTTCTTTACAATAATTTGGTGGGGCTAACTTGTTTTGTATCAAAACCCATTCATTATGACACAGAATGAAATTTATGATTTCCTATACGCTTTCCTAATGTTCCTAATATGTTTTTCGAGAGCATTGATGAAGCTCCACATACATTGGTTGCTTATTTCATGTCCCGTTCAGCTACAGCAGAGCTCATCACACCCATACACTGTAACAGAGCGGAGACCCCTAGTGAACAGGGATGAGGTGAGCGAGAGTCTGTGGCAACAAGTGCtctggttgtttgtgtttgtttgtttctttctttctttcaagtGCTTACGAGTCTGAGGACATGATTCCAGTGTGGACCTGCCTGATTCACATTAACGGCCAAACCAGAGCCTAAACTGAAACTCAAGTGCATTCGTAGATCTTTCTCTGCAGCAGACTGGCAGGTGGAATCAGTATCCAACACTGTTGGATATTCTCAAGTATGTCTCCACAACCACATGCTGactgctcaccacacacacacacacacacacacacacacacacacacacacacacacacacagcatgtatgcaaggcgcgcgcacgcacacacccacgttcacacacgcactcacacactcacacacactctctctgttacCCTAGACACAAGAGGTGGCCTGAGGATGCACATTCAGATGTTGAGCTGATTGTCACGTGACCCTTGCTTGACAATGGCAGAGGAAAATAACGgcggaaaacaaaacaaaaataaaactgaaTAAAAAAGAAACCCTCTCCTGAAGCTTGTCACTAGAACTTAGGGAATATGTTGAATGATACAGCACAGTAAGACTTCATCAGATGAGGTGGttagggggagatgggggggggggggagcacctGCCTTTTAGTCCTCATCTCCCGCTGATTCCTTcactcttgtctttctctctctcctcttcctcctctctctttctctctctctttctttctggttGCCTATATATAGGGTGTTCTCCGCCTGCCAAAAGTGAGAGTTATAGGATCTCCAAATCCACGTGCCGCACCTCCGGGTTCCGTTGCTGTGGGGTGAACAAGGGCAATGTCAGTATGGGATGACAACACTGGCCCCCTAAATAGCTCATATTCCCCAAAATGGCTGCCAGTGGGGGATGATACATGGAGTTCTCTACGTCAGATGATTAAAACCGCCTCATGACATTTATATATGCTGATAAACAAGGGCTACTAAGTACACACTAACGGGACTGTCATATGCTGTGTGtggcgcgtgtatgtgtgtgtgtgtgggagtgtagaCGACATTTAAAACCATTAACTGTATAgccaaaaatgaaatatattgACTGTGGTGTTGGTATTATATTCTGGGTGGGGCACTTCTGAGCTCTGTTGGCAAACTAAAATTTCAACCTCTCTTAACCAGCAATCGGTAAACACGCGCATCCTAGCACGCCAATTACTTTGCCATTTGTACAGAGCATTCAGAGAGGACTCCTATGACGGCTTAATCTGTCAGACAGTAGAAGTGTCACTCCTGCCttcaacatttttaaaaaacatacacatgcaaacagagtCACATCATCCTATTGGAGTGTACAATAAAGTTGTCGAACGTGTCCATGTCAACAGGTTCACTAAAGGCCCAAAATCTTACACACCATTTACAGTCACCATTTACAGTCTGTCAAACCTGTGATGGAGAAGCACCAGAGcactggacagtgtgtgtgagagtttgagagaacagtgtgtgtgacagaaagtgtgagtgagtgtgtgagggtgtgtaagagtttgagagagtgagtatgtgtgtgtgagagtttgtgagcTTCAGTGTGAGTTTGTTAGAgcaagtgtgagtgtatgtgtgtgagagtttgtgagagcgagagtttgtgagtatatgagtgtgtgtgtgtgtgtgtgtgacagtttgTGAGAGTGAGCGGagagagtttgtgagtgtgtgtgcgtttgtgagagtgagtaagagtgagtgtgaatgtgcgagtttgtgagtgtgtgtgaaagtttgtgtgaatgtgtgtgtgagagtttgtaaGAGCGACTCTGAGTTTGTAAAGAAttagtgtgtgagagtttgtgtgtatgtgtgagtgtacagtatttgtgtgtgtgagacagagcaagtgtgcatgtgtgtgagggtgtgcgaGCCTCCACCTTAAGCTCCTTCTCCAGGCGGTCCACCTCAGCTCCGAGTGTGTCGATGATATTCTCCCCATGCTTCAGCATGAAGTTTTCTAGCTCCTCTGGGGTCTTCACCTGCTGaatatcctacacacacacacacacacacacgtcaaatcCAAACACTAAGAGCACGTTCTCATAACTCACTGCTAAGTGCTAAGCTAACCACGGTTCGGCCtatggccttcttcagatcgcagAAGCATGACAGGTCCTACAATGCTCTGAACATGTAGCGATCCAGTAACAAAATATTTGTGAATAGACTGTAGTCATTCAGTTTATTTCTTCAAAaggtttaaagggataatccggagtgaaatgcactttagatcaatttttcggactattgggagtaaatacgttgagttgacaccaaaatcatgtcattcggatgtattttgagaaagttcgagttcaccgtttttagccaaaactcgttagcctgtaagtg encodes:
- the grxcr1a gene encoding glutaredoxin domain-containing cysteine-rich protein 1, whose protein sequence is MEGTMLTTGEDKPQKRVRFRVASGHSGRVLKEMFKDEGPSDSLDSDCTSSSTDLDRASTPSTSGEAMNGHLFGYLGSELDDSESEPDDLLMITGGAKDRAFTTKRVNILSKNGTVRGVKHKVSAGQLLFNNLTKFIEIPSVDMEFGRIIIYTTSFRVVRTTFERCELVRKIFQNHRVKFIDKNIALDSDYGKELEERCTRVGEPPSLPVVFIDGHYLGGAEKILAMNESGELQDLLTKIERVQHPHTCQACGGFAFVPCPMCHGSKMSIFRNCFTDNFKALKCTACNENGLQPCSICSL